In one window of Helianthus annuus cultivar XRQ/B chromosome 17, HanXRQr2.0-SUNRISE, whole genome shotgun sequence DNA:
- the LOC110921732 gene encoding auxin-induced protein 15A, producing MGLMRVPSSLISNIKSYRRLNSVRTSKYKRDVPKGHLAVYIGENHKRRFVIPISLLEHPLFQDMLRKSEEEFGFDHPMGGLTISCQEDVFFQLTTILHSL from the coding sequence ATGGGTCTCATGCGGGTGCCTTCTTCACTGATTTCAAATATAAAAAGCTATAGAAGATTAAACTCTGTTCGCACTAGCAAATATAAAAGGGATGTGCCGAAAGGTCATCTCGCAGTGTATATTGGTGAAAACCATAAGAGGCGGTTCGTCATCCCAATATCGTTATTGGAACATCCATTATTTCAAGACATGTTACGTAAGTCGGAGGAAGAATTTGGGTTTGATCATCCTATGGGAGGCTTAACAATTTCATGCCAAGAGGATGTGTTTTTCCAGCTCACAACTATATTACATTCTTTATGA